DNA from Thermodesulfobacteriota bacterium:
GATCTCTCGTTCAAGTTCTTCGATGACCAACTTTAATTCATCGTCCCCGGGAATGTAAAACGAAATGGACTGGGCAATACCAAGGGCTTTATGCGGTTCGCCCTCGTCCCGGTAGATTTGTATGAGAATCTTACCCGCCGCCACATTATCCGGGGCGGACTGCAGCACCTCTCCCATCTCCTTTTTGGCTTGGTTTATCATTCCTCGGTCAAGATGTATCTTTCCTAAAAGGAACTTTGCGGTGACGTTGTCCGGGTTCCGTCTCAAACCTTCCACCAGGATATCGGTGGCCCGGTCAAATTGCGACCTTTTTATCAAGATTTCTGCCAGGAAGACGAAGGCGGCAGAGGAGGGATTTTCGATCAAAAGTTTCTCGTACTTTTCTTTGAGATAATTTAATTCTTCTTCGTTAGACTCTCTCACTTTGCTCATAATACCCTTAGTTGATAATAATGTAAATTATGAGTATTAGACAGGAAAGTAATCTAGGGAAAAACTTCTATATTTTTATCATCTCAGGTAATTTTTCTTCTTATCATGCTGATTAGAAAATCAAGTTCCCCTATCCTTAAAAGCTTTGTTAAAGCGAGGTAAGTTGCCATAGAAGCGAAGAACGAGGTAGTGAACACCACGAGTTTCTGAGTGGAAATACCGCTTT
Protein-coding regions in this window:
- a CDS encoding tetratricopeptide repeat protein; translation: MSKVRESNEEELNYLKEKYEKLLIENPSSAAFVFLAEILIKRSQFDRATDILVEGLRRNPDNVTAKFLLGKIHLDRGMINQAKKEMGEVLQSAPDNVAAGKILIQIYRDEGEPHKALGIAQSISFYIPGDDELKLVIEELEREISLTGEIESTDEPESIGDQDGEESFPNLLQAEIYTETMADLYMSQGFYADAAGVYEKLLERDRTNDSLERKLKRAKAYLLSEKAGFVNKK